GGTGATTCCAGATATGCTTAAGAATGCTTTAATGTTCAAACGTTTAGAAGCTAGAATCAAGGTGCTTTCCCAGTTTGCCCATGTGTATTAGAGTGTATTTGTGACCATCACAGCTCTGCTTACACTTTTTATATTATCTTTTGAAGGACAAGGGTTCAGCACTTGGCGTTGGATGGGGACGTGCTGTTGCCATGAGAGCCAGGGTAAGATCTATTTCGTGACTTTTGCATCTTATACTCCAAGATCATTTATTTAAATCCAAAAGTTAGGAATGACACTCCATATCTTTATTGTAAGTTCTGAAATGCATTATGATCTATTGTCAAGAAAAGGCAATGCTGGATGGCCTCTCTAGAACTGGGATTTAATAAATActgtaaaacaaagaaaatttagttgtACGGAGTATGTAAAATGATTAGCTTGGAGAAATATATGGGGTTACAAATTAAGTTTTGTGGGGTGAAGTTTGCCTGACTGTGCCATCCGTGTATGTAGGCTCAGGCTGCTGGTCGTNNNNNNNNNNNNNNNNNNNNNNNNNNNNNNNNNNNNNNNNNNNNNNNNNNNNNNNNNNNNNNNNNNNNNNNNNNNNNNNNNNNNNNNNNNNNNNNNNNNNNNNNNNNNNNNNNNNNNNNNNNNNNNNNNNNNNNNNNNNNNNNNNNNNNNNNNNNNNNNNNNNNNNNNNNNNNNNNNNNNNNNNNNNNNNNNNNNNNNNNNNNNNNNNNNNNNNNNNNNNNNNNNNNNNNNNNNNNNNNNNNNNNNNNNNNNNNNNNNNNNNNNNNNNNNNNNNNNNNNNNNNNNNNNNNNNNNNNNNNNNNNNNNNNNNNNNNNNNNNNNNNNNNNNNNNNNNNNNNNNNNNNNNNNNNNNNNNNNNNNNNNNNNNNNNNNNNNNNNNNNNNNNNNNNNNNNNNNNNNNNNNNNNNNNNNNNNNNNNNNNNNNNNNNNNNNNNNNNNNNNNNNNNNNNNNNNNNNNNNNNNNNNNNNNNNNNNNNNNNNNNNNNNNNNNNNNNNNNNNNNNNNNNNNNNNNNNNNNNNNNNNNNNNNNNNNNNNNNNNNNNNNNNNNNNNNNNNNNNNNNNNNNNNNNNNNNNNNNNNNNNNNNNNNNNNNNNNNNNNNNNNNNNNNNNNNNNNNNNNNNNNNNNNNNNNNNNNNNNNNNNNNNNNNNNNNNNNNNNNNNNNNNNNNNNNNNNNNNNNNNNNNNNNNNNNNNNNNNNNNNNNNNNNNNNNNNNNNNNNNNNNNNNNNNNNNNNNNNNNNNNNNNNNNNNNNNNNNNNNNNNNNNNNNNNNNNNNNNNNNNNNNNNNNNNNNNNNNNNNNNNNNNNNNNNNNNNNNNNNNNNNNNNNNNNNNNNNNNNNNNNNNNNNNNNNNNNNNNNNNNNNNNNNNNNNNNNNNNNNNNNNNNNNNNNNNNNNNNNNNNNNNNNNNNNNNNNNNNNNNNNNNNNNNNNNNNNNNNNNNNNNNNNNNNNNNNNNNNNNNNNNNNNNNNNNNNNNNNNNNNNNNNNNNNNNNNNNNNNNNGAAAAGATTAGGAGGCATAGGCGGGTCAAATAGCGGATCTCACTTGTACACGCCCACTGAAGACACAGTTCTCCCAGCTGAACCGCAACGCAGCGTCTTCCGGCGGCAGCCAACGGCGAGGATATACTTCTCTACCTCTTTATCCGGTAAGGTTACTTTATTTTATCTCTCTCTTCTcgccttttatttatttatttacttttaatcTCACAAATTTCAATCTCTTGTATGCatctttgtttgtttttttttttgctataatTCTTAGAATTGATTGTACACTTCTATTTTTACGTTTGTCTAcgattttttaaactttttttttcgaaGCTTTGTGCTGGATTTATTGGTATATAGTTTCTGCTAATtaatttttggtagttttcttgCTGGACTTTGGGTTTAGGGTTTTGCGTAGGGAGCATAGCAGGAAATAGCAATAGCAATGAGTCGTAGCTTAGGTATACCGGTGAAGCTTCTACACGAAGCCACAGGACACATCGTGACCGTAGAGCTGAAGAGCGGAGAGCTCTATAGAGGCAGCATGGTTGAATGCGAAGACAATTGGAATTGCCAGCTCGAGAACATCACTTTCACAGCTAAGGTACTCTCGTTCCAATGTTATTCTGCCCTTCATTAAGAATTGTGAAAGTGCTTTTCTGTTTCCGGTGTCTTTATGCTGCTTTCGAGCTTCGTAATgcctttttctttcactttgaTTCCAATGCATGATGGGCGGAAGCCAACGATGATTTTCTGTGGCAGGAAAATTGAAACTATGGGATGTTAGTAAATTGGAATTGAAATCTATTCATTCTTTAAGGAGGTAACATGGGTTGGGTGGTGAATGCTATTCAGAACACGAGGACAATCAGTTGTATTTGTGCTCATAAATGATTTATACAGGTTTTCGTAGTAAGAATTTCATGTTTGTGGCAAAAgtattttaaaactattattGGCAATATGTTCTCATATAACAGAATTCTATCCAACTAAATTCCAGGTCgtgtattttctttttttaaattctttgaTCTTACATGCAAAACTGTTCTTtaatatgtgtttttttttgttgtggGTTAGGTCTTTAATATGTGTTTTTATTGTAGATTTAAGCATCTTATTTTATGATGTGTCCTTTAGGTATCAAATGCACGTCTCAGATTTTACAACAAATTAAGTGTCTTCTGCACACATGCATTAGAGTTCACAGCGTGTCGGACTACTTGGGGTTGGGGTTGTAAGGAACTTTTTGACCTGTGGATGCTCATTTATCATACTTATTTTAACTGACAGCTAGTTTTAAGAGTATTCCTCCCTTGATAATTTCATTGAAATTGGACCTGTCATTTTTGACATTCATAAGCAATTATTTCCAGTGCCATATAATTTCTTCTACATCAATGGCTACAGAATGTAAGatctctttttgaattgttgATAGCTTCTGAACAGTCTCTTATCCTTTCATGGATCTTTGAAGCACTGATATAATTTACATCTTCAGCCGCCTCAATCCTGATATCTTCTTTTTTGAACCTCTGAACTGAAGCAAATTAGCTTCAAGACTTCAGTTGTTTTTGACTGCCTATTAGAGAGAGTTTCATCGGATTAAGATGTTATGTTGTGCCCTTTTGGCTTTTTTTAGTCTTGTGGAAGACTAATTTTGGTCTGTATCTTTACAGGATGGCAAGGTATCACAACTTGAGCATGTTTTCATTCGAGGAAGAAAAGTCAGGTACAAAAACTGTAATAATAAAATGTTTTCTGATTCTCTCAACTGCTTTCTGAGTTCTGATTGCGGgtaaaacaaatttttatcaGGTTTATGGTGATTCCAGATATGCTTAAGAATGCTTTAAATGTTCAAACATTTAGAAGCTAGAATCAAGGTGCTTTCCCAGTTTGCCCATGTGTATTAGAGTGTATTTGTGACCATCACAGCTCTGCTTACACTTTTTATATTATCTTTTGAAGGACAAGGGTTCAGCACTTGGCGTTGGATGGGGACGTGCTGTTGCCATGAGAGCCAGGGTAAGATCTATTTCGTGACTTTTGCATCTTATACTCCAAGATCATTTATTTAAATCCAAAAGTTAGGAATGACACTCCATATCTTTATTGTAAGTTCTGAAATGCATTATGATCTATTGTCAAGAAAAGGCAATGCTGGATGGCCTCTCTAGAACTGGGATTTAACAAATActgtaaaacaaagaaaatttagttgtACGGAGTATGTAAAATGATTAGCTTGGAGAAATATATGGGGTTACAAATTAAGTTTTGTGGGGTGAAGTTTGCCTGACTGTGCCATCCGTGTATGTAGGCTCAGGCTGCTAGTCGTGGATGTCCACCTGGCAGGGGCGTTGTGCCACCTGTAAGGAGGTGATCATTCCATAATATGATTGTAATCTTAAGAGCATCAAAGCTCGTATATTATGCACGGGAGATCATCAAATCCATGTTCCGCAGCCCAATTTGGTATAGGATAATATTTGGCCTTTGAGACCTTAAGAATTATGTACGCTTTTGAACTTGGCTAGTGCTCATTTAGAGACGTGAATGGTTTTCCAATTTACGCTTCTGTTTTAGCTGAttctaaaatttgatgtaaacCAAATCGATTGGTTGTCTGTTAGTCATGTAGCGAAAGAAGTCGATGTGGGAAGTCGTATTCCGCTGTAACGTGGAAATAGCAAATTGCCTCCATCCGTAATTACTTGTGCGGATGCAAATAGCGAGCAATGCAATAAGCTTTTTGAAAAGGATGGATCCAGAGTTTGAATGGTTATCAGGATTGCAAAGGCTATGGAGGAGAGGTTAGTTTTTGGTGGTGAAACGTAGTTGATAATCCAGAAATGCGTGTACCCTTTCATTAACCGCTGCCCGGGCTGCTACGGAAACACCTTTTACTGCCTACTGGTTGGAAGATCCAAAACTTCGTGGTTATATTGAATGAGCGGCTATTAGGCAGATTATTTGTGCCTCTGACAAATTGAACTACCTTTGAAGTAGAAATTAAATTATGCGAATTGGAACCCTATCCAACTCATGGCCCTTTAAATGAAATGGAGCAATTCTAACTCAGATGTTTTTTGGCCCAATGTGCACCAAAACAGACATACTGCTTGAAATTCTCCATTTTGGAAAATCTTTCCTCTTTCGTCTACTGATTGAGGGCTATGACGAGATATAGCCTGGATTGTACATTCCTACTCCGTCTATTTATGCTCACTCACTATATCTGTATGCAGCAGGATGATTGATTTTCCAAGTCCATTTGCTGGATCCAGTAGCCAAAAACAATATGTGACTGACTATCTGGAACAGTTGCAGGCTACATTTCGTTTCCGCCTTAAAATACACTCCTTTTTATGAGTGATGGAGCAAAGGTGTTTACTTCTGCATATTCAAAAAGTTTTAACGCCTTCTTAAGTTGGTGGATAAAGGTGTAAATATCTGATGCGAACAAAATTACGgtttaaaagattttttttttttgggtaaggtATTCCACCTAAGGTTAAGTGGGTTTTCACTTTCAGTGCTTCAAAATTTTAGTGTCCTCAGATTTGAGTGCTTCAAAATTTCAGTGCTTCAATTGCCACGTTAAGTGGTTTTGCTTTAAAAAATATTCAGTCGGGTGCAcggtggtggttcagtccctTCCGAATTACCTTTGGACTTCTTTAGCTCCGCCCCTCCCCCTAATGTAGGATAGAATAGATTTATCGTCTccgttaaaaaaaaattttttggagaCATAGAAAATAGACCAGTGAATAGTCATCAACCGTCTCCCTCCTCCTGACTCACTGGCTCGCTTCTGCTCGAATTTCTTTCGCTGAACTTTCATCGAACTCATCTTGACCTCTGATGATGGAAATTTGATTTCGCCGAAGATGCGTTTTAAGAAAAGTTGTGTTAGCAAGAAGGGTACTTTTCGTATCTCTTTTCTTCTTCGCCTGATGCATTTGTTTTCGAAAGTAGACTTTTGTAAGGATATTATTAGCAAAAAATTCCTAATTTTATGTTTCACACCGGCCCCCTTCCTCTCGATTCACTCGAGATTCAGGTTTTGAAATAACAGGAAGCTTTGTTTGGATCTCCtgtttttggagtgtttttcaaaaactagtttttcagatacaataaaagttacaacaaagtactctaaaagataatctaaaaattagtttaaatttttttaaaattttacaaatatcTCATAATAAAGTGccaataaaaaatatttcaaaatattttctaaaaatatttcaaaatatactctaaaaactctgctacagcaaaatttttcaaaaacaccccaaaaacagctaatccaaacggattaTTACTATAATACCGTAGTACTCTTTCTTTCTCGTGTAACAATGACCACACAGCTAGTCGCCACAAACCAAATCTAATGTTCCACCAACCAATTCTAAGATTGAAATTCACACATCTGTCATTCCCAAAAAGGAAAGGACTTCTTTATCGCAACAGACGTTAGTTTACAGTACTAGTATTGTTCTCCAGATTGTGTGGTGTCGATGAAAGCCCGATGATGAAGACAGAATTGTGTAATAAAAATCTTCCTAGCACAAGTAGTCACGctatgaattagatgcaacagaACTTCCCTACAGCCTAAATCAAATCCTATCCATCCCAAGTGTTTGATTCACAATTCACAAACAAGAGTCTCTCTTGCCACATTATTTCTGTGCATGAACAGGCAGGGAGACACTGTACAGGCCACAGAAAGGGACTGCCAAAATTCATCTGTATCAAAGCCTGGCAGCTGATCTGGAAAATATAATAGTGCAACAACCAAACGTTTGGTATAATTTTTCTTTAGTCTTCAAGCACAACAAAAGTGTTCTCCGAATTGAAGTTCTTGAGCGGTAGCGATCAATGGTTTTGGCTCTCCAAAGTGCGCCGAAGGtaagtatttattttatttggcattTGGGCGGCGACCGAGGACCAATAAAATTGTCTCACTTGACGTTGACTTGGGTATGGAAGTCAGAAATTTCGACGGTGAAGTTACAAAAGATGTCAATTTCAGATGAATGGTTGGACACTAATGGTGATCGCAATGACTTCGAAAGATTGACTACTATTTTATAACGGGGATTTATGCGTTGAATAGGCTTTCTTTCTACTGAAAATGCTTGTTTGACCCGATGAGAAGACTTTTTTGGTTTTGTGTGAACagaaatttcaacttttacAGTGGATTCCTTTGGTTTGACtttccaatatatatatatatatatatatatatatatattcatgaaATGTATGACATCATAGCTTAAGGTGATTGAGAGTCAAAAACATATATAATGAAGAATGACTGGAGGATGATGTGAGGGTTTAACGCCTCTCTTATCAATCAGAGTTTTATTAGCACAAGGGAAATTGTTTTTGATCAGCTTCTAATTCCTCCTACGAATATGAGTATGGATTTGCTTAATTCGGTTCCGTCAATAAACCCTAATTGTATCAGGTCTTACGTCCAATCCAAATCCAGAGACCAAAATCTTAATCTTCAATTGTGTGAACTTAATCAAACCATTGAATTAGGGGACCATTTGGAGGTCCCAACTGCATGTGCTGGGCAGAATATGTTTCCAACATGCATGTCTTGGTCGATTTATGAAACCATGCCCAATCaatatttgatgattgatggaATTGATTAACCTGACTTCTGTTCTACTTAATAAAACTCAGTAATCGATCGACTTCCCTGCTTAATGATGAAATGATGATCATCTGCAAGACCAAAAGCCATTGCTTAAAACTCAggggaaagaaaatgaaaataaataaaaatcaaacttgAGCGCGATGGATGAATTTAACTGTCACAGTCAATCaatcatattctttttttttttcttttaaggaTTGCTTAAACACTCGATAATACACTTAAGATACGATGAATTTACTACGTGAAATATTCATATTTATTACATCTATGTATTTAGACATTTTCTCAAAGTAATTTCACTTTTACAAAGAATTAAGTAGAGTAGAGTACTCTCTTAACGATTGACCCTTATTAATTACAAACACAAATCAGTTGCTATCTCCTCAATACCAGATCAAGAGACGTTACGTCTTTCTCATACTACTAGTTGTCCGCAATAACGAAGTCAACTCCAACATTTTGCAGTTTTTCTCTTGTTCATATCCATGCATAGAGAAGCTGTGTAAGAACTGAAAATAAAGAACTTGGCCAAAGCTGGGATGCAATATCCCTGGTTCCGGATATGACAAACTAATTTAGTGGTTGACAAGAAAGGTAGCTAGCTGCGTGGATGGAAATAAGTTGCCGGTGGATCGAAATGGGgattgaataattggctaaAAAATGGCCTACTCAATAGCTTGGAGGGGCCAGTAAAGACTTGAATGTTCTCATTGACATGGAAAAATTTGAACGAAGAAACGCGTACGTTAACCATCATGCAGATTGCAGATGCCGTCTTTATCACTATTACTATTGGTTCGGGCTGCGGGGGCAATTAGCATACATATGGGACCTTTTGAACGCCAAATTATCACTTAAAATTATCACTTAAAATAGGGAAAATCAGTAGCCTCCTTATAGATTTATTGTACCATAAAGTTTTTAATGGGCAAAAAGAATTTCAATGTCGGATTATTTGTTTTTCAATTATAAGAGAATTGATGAGTACGTCGACCCTacattctttcttcttttcttttttttttcaatcgaAAACCTAGTTTTCCATAATGGcgttttttttctttgatattGGAAATATCATAATGGCTTTTTTGTTATATATAGtattatcatttttttaaaaaggataAGAAGCAAAGACTTTATTGGTAATTCATTTTACACCATGATGATGATGTGCAAGTCCAAGTTATGTAGCTTCAAGTATTTCGCTTTCTTTTatgaaaaggaaaatgggatTTGACCCACTCAAGTTGCATGTAACGTGTGATCATAGACTACAAAAAAATAAGATGGTTTCCAAGTCCACGGAAAGTAATTGTCAAAGTGACACTAAAAACTTTGTGGTGCATCAAAAGGTTGGTTAGTTGCTTAATATTAGTTGAATGTGTATATCATTCATCTTAGTATACACTTACATCTGTAATGCGAGAGTGCATATTGtaaaaaacaagttttttttttttatgttgagGCCTTTGGCTATATTGAGCTAACTCTTAATACTTGTGTAAATAATAGTAAGCCATTAGTTAGTTGATTATGAAAttgtataaataaaaatatatcatTAGTTAGTTGATCGTATGgtcaatattttttttctaaatgatagattttgaatttaaaatctctTATTTATAATCCTTTTTAATTTATCATCTAACTCAACCTTTCGTAGGTCGTGAGACCACTTGTTCGACTTTTAATTCTTCTATTTTTTCCCTTCTCCAAGACTCAATATCTCctttgaaacaaacaaaataaaaagaaattattttgaaaaacttggtAGGTGTTGTATCAGAGACTGTAAGCATTAGGACGTTGCTCCCATTTAAGATGTGCACCAATGAGTTGCATGGTTTACAGGATATTATGTCTACGTAATTAAATATCTTTGAGCTCTACAATCTTCATAGGAATATTAATTATTGGTTTACCTTGTATATTATTCTAAGTGCCCGTGCGATCTTCAAATTGATATATAACCACCAAAATCGAATACAGCCCAGCATTTATTTCAGAACACGTTTCAATCTTCAACTTTTCGGACAAAATGATCGAACCAGAAAGAGAAACAAGTTTCGCCAACTATGTCATGATACAGTATGCTTTCATTTCATGCATGTCTTGGTTAGTTCCCTGATTGCAGATTAATGCAGACGATTGATCAAGTACATACTTTAAATGAAGCAAGTATCTATCATGTTACTGCTAACTACCGCGGTAGAACTTCATAACCTCAGACCAACAATGAATTTTAGATTGAATCATGAGCCTTGAAAGAATTCACCAAAAAAATAATGCAAATGGTCAAGTTTTGGCGCAACTTCATAGTTCGTATACATATGAAGAGGGGAAAAAAACGGAAATCTGGAAATCTCCGCTCTGCTGTCTCTTAGACTAtaacaaaaacaagagaaatttcCAATTTCCAAATTCGTGTATATACAGATCTCCACTAATGAAAAAAAACCAGACAATTAGTTTCCAAGTGGTCAGATGATGGATATCCCATGCACTAAACTAGTTAGCTTAAGTAACCGGTGGTGCCCATCATCCATGTTATAGTAAACCTTAATCCACCTCTACATACGACAAGAAACTCCATCTTGCATCATCAGCTCCCTTAATTATCTGATCATGGAAAATAGAGAGCAAAAAACTTCTTCATCACAAGGAATGGTGAGGCCCATCTCATGGTTGAAGCCAAACTCTTCTTCAGCTCGTTGTAACAAGCTCTGGAATTCCGGGTGTTCCAACCAAGAAATGGGGATGATGTATCTGGTCCTATTTTGACCAACATATACTGCAAAATGGCCTTTTGGGACATCATGTGGAAGGCTATTGTCGTGATCATGACCAGTATTCTTCCTTCCAAAACTTGAACACTTTTTGAGGATTTGTTTGAGGGCCGCCGTTTGAGTAGCGGCATGTTTTGTTCCTTTCTTAAGAGCCATGTTTATGGACTTTAGAAGAAAAAGGCTCAGCCAGGCAAAGAAGAGATAGAAATTGTATGTATTAAGAGAATGAAGGATTCGAAGGAGGTGGGGATGAATTGAGGAGAATGTGGAGGAGTAGTAGTTGTATTTatggggaaaaagaagaagacagGGAGTGATTATCTGCGAAACAAAGACATGTGGAGTGTGGGGGCAACAAACTAACAGGGCTTAGATGTTCTTATTTGAGAAGTCTTGTTCAAGGCCATGCAACCTCATTCCCCATTTggccttttccctttttcttgttACCCCTCCCATAGACAAAGTGGACCACTATACTCTATGCTCTATACCATAAACTCCAATCTCCGTTCATCCTATGTGTGTATTTGTGTTTTGGACAGTGTGATTGTGCGTGAAATCCCCATTTGATTAATGATTGATCGAGAGAATTAGGAAATGGTACGTTATACTCATGCACACGGTACTTAAGTTGTAAGGTCGCCAAAAGGTCACGCAATGACAATTAAACCATCTTATTAGTTTAATCAGGGTGGGAGTCTGTTGTCTGGCACGTTTAAGGCATGTAAAACCAATGCTTTTGAGTTTCGCCATCCATGTTCGTTATCGATACTTGGCATTAACAACCTCGGTTTCCAGTTCCACCTTCGGAACTGCTAGGTGGCACGGAATTGAAACTGACGAATCATCCCATGGCCTACACTAGTTTCTTGGCTTCTTGCTGGTAGTAAAACTTCATTCTCAGTTCCCTCATATTTTCAAGTTcaatgtttttcttcttttttttttccccaagtCAGAGGTTAGATGTATCGGAAGCATTAATCGTTTCTGGCTACTTCTGTGGCCAAGGAAGGAGATTGCAGTCTCTGTCTGTCCCAGTAGAATTTACATATGATATGGGCTGCTCT
This sequence is a window from Coffea eugenioides isolate CCC68of chromosome 7, Ceug_1.0, whole genome shotgun sequence. Protein-coding genes within it:
- the LOC113777894 gene encoding auxin-responsive protein SAUR50-like → MALKKGTKHAATQTAALKQILKKCSSFGRKNTGHDHDNSLPHDVPKGHFAVYVGQNRTRYIIPISWLEHPEFQSLLQRAEEEFGFNHEMGLTIPCDEEVFCSLFSMIR